One segment of Calypte anna isolate BGI_N300 chromosome 4A, bCalAnn1_v1.p, whole genome shotgun sequence DNA contains the following:
- the SEPSECS gene encoding O-phosphoseryl-tRNA(Sec) selenium transferase isoform X3, whose product MDSNNFLGNCGVGEREGRVASGLVARRHYRLIHGIGRSGDISAVQPKAAGSSLLNKLTNSVVLDVIKLAGVRTVTNCFVVPMATGMSLTLCFLTLRHKRPKARYIIWPRIDQKSCFKSMITAGFEPVVIENVLEGDELRTDIEAVEAKIKSLGAENILCVHSTTSCFAPRVPDRLEELAVICANYDIPHIVNNAYGVQSSKCMHLIQQGARVGRIDAFVQSLDKNFMVPVGGAIIAGFNESFIQEISKMYPGRASASPSLDVLITLLSLGTSGYKQLLKERKEMFSYLSSELKKLADNHNERLLDTPHNPISLAMSLKNLDENSDAAVTELGSMLFTRQVSGARVVPCGSVQTVNNYTFKGFMSHANDYPCAYLNAASAIGIKKQDVDVFLKRLDKCLKTTRKEAKQEKNVNEISNSNTGTGPLED is encoded by the exons ATGGATAGCAATAACTTTCTGGGCAACTGTGGtgtgggagagagggaaggaagagtgGCCTCAGGACTGGTTGCCCGAAGGCATTACAG GTTGATCCATGGCATTGGAAGGTCAGGAGATATTTCTGCAGTCCAGCCCAAAGCTGCAGGCTCTAGCCTTTTGAACAAACTTACTAATTCAGTAGTTCTGGATGTTATAAAGCTGGCAG gTGTCCGGACAGTGACCAATTGCTTTGTGGTTCCTATGGCAACTGGCATGAGTCTGACTCTGTGTTTCTTAACATTGCGGCACAAGAGACCAAAGGCAAGATACATTATCTGGCCACGTATAGACCAGAAATCCTGCTTTAAATCAATGATAACTGCAG GTTTTGAGCCTGTGGTAATAGAAAATGTATTAGAGGGTGATGAGCTACGGACAGACATCGAGGCAGTGGAGGCTAAAATCAAGTCTCTTGGTgctgaaaatattctttgtgtGCATTCTACAACATCTTGCTTTGCTCCAAGGGTACCTGATAG ACTGGAGGAACTGGCTGTGATTTGTGCTAATTATGACATTCCCCATATTGTCAACAATGCCTATGGAGTTCAGTCTTCAAAGTGTATGCACCTTATCCAGCAG GGTGCTCGAGTAGGCAGAATAGATGCTTTTGTTCAGAGCTTGGACAAAAATTTTATGGTTCCAGTAGGTGGTGCTATCATTGCTGGCTTCAATGAGTCCTTCATTCAGGAGATCAGCAAAATGTATCCAG gAAGAGCATCTGCATCTCCTTCCTTAGATGTCCTCATTACACTTCTGTCTCTGGGTACCAGTGGCTACAAACAGTtactgaaagagagaaag gagatgTTTTCCTATCTTTCAAGTGAGCTGAAGAAGCTGGCAGATAACCACAATGAGAGACTGTTAGACACACCACATAATCCCATTTCCTTAG CCATGTCACTGAAGAATCTTGATGAAAATAGTGATGCTGCTGTTACTGAGCTTGGATCTATGCTTTTCACAAGACAAGTTTCTGGAGCAAG ggTTGTTCCCTGTGGATCTGTACAAACAGTGAATAACTACACTTTTAAAGGCTTTATGTCACATGCAAATGACTATCCCTGTGCTTACCTCAATGCTGCCTCAGCAATTGGAATTAAAAAGCAAGATGTAGATGTATTCCTAAAAAGACTTGACAAGTGTTTGAAGACTACtagaaaagaagcaaagcaagaaaaaaatgtaaatgaaataaGTAATTCTAATACAGGCACAGGACCACTTGAAGACTAG
- the SEPSECS gene encoding O-phosphoseryl-tRNA(Sec) selenium transferase isoform X1 codes for MLHFGACAANNPGTGPSQTGPPVPAGLPRPSRRAAARADPASLKRKAEHPDTNSSTDQHPPRGKCPEDGWDESTIELFLHELAIMDSNNFLGNCGVGEREGRVASGLVARRHYRLIHGIGRSGDISAVQPKAAGSSLLNKLTNSVVLDVIKLAGVRTVTNCFVVPMATGMSLTLCFLTLRHKRPKARYIIWPRIDQKSCFKSMITAGFEPVVIENVLEGDELRTDIEAVEAKIKSLGAENILCVHSTTSCFAPRVPDRLEELAVICANYDIPHIVNNAYGVQSSKCMHLIQQGARVGRIDAFVQSLDKNFMVPVGGAIIAGFNESFIQEISKMYPGRASASPSLDVLITLLSLGTSGYKQLLKERKEMFSYLSSELKKLADNHNERLLDTPHNPISLAMSLKNLDENSDAAVTELGSMLFTRQVSGARVVPCGSVQTVNNYTFKGFMSHANDYPCAYLNAASAIGIKKQDVDVFLKRLDKCLKTTRKEAKQEKNVNEISNSNTGTGPLED; via the exons ATGCTACACTTCGGTGCGTGTGCGGCAAACAACCCAGGAACGGGCCCTTCACAGACAGGACCTCCCGTTCCTGCTGGGCTTCCCCGCCCTTCACGGAGAGCCGCTGCCCGCGCTGACCCCGCCAGCTTGAAAAGGAAGGCGGAACACCCAGACAccaacagcagcacagaccaACACCCACCGAGG GGAAAATGTCCTGAAGATGGATGGGATGAAAGCACCATTGAACTGTTTCTTCATGAACTTGCTATCATGGATAGCAATAACTTTCTGGGCAACTGTGGtgtgggagagagggaaggaagagtgGCCTCAGGACTGGTTGCCCGAAGGCATTACAG GTTGATCCATGGCATTGGAAGGTCAGGAGATATTTCTGCAGTCCAGCCCAAAGCTGCAGGCTCTAGCCTTTTGAACAAACTTACTAATTCAGTAGTTCTGGATGTTATAAAGCTGGCAG gTGTCCGGACAGTGACCAATTGCTTTGTGGTTCCTATGGCAACTGGCATGAGTCTGACTCTGTGTTTCTTAACATTGCGGCACAAGAGACCAAAGGCAAGATACATTATCTGGCCACGTATAGACCAGAAATCCTGCTTTAAATCAATGATAACTGCAG GTTTTGAGCCTGTGGTAATAGAAAATGTATTAGAGGGTGATGAGCTACGGACAGACATCGAGGCAGTGGAGGCTAAAATCAAGTCTCTTGGTgctgaaaatattctttgtgtGCATTCTACAACATCTTGCTTTGCTCCAAGGGTACCTGATAG ACTGGAGGAACTGGCTGTGATTTGTGCTAATTATGACATTCCCCATATTGTCAACAATGCCTATGGAGTTCAGTCTTCAAAGTGTATGCACCTTATCCAGCAG GGTGCTCGAGTAGGCAGAATAGATGCTTTTGTTCAGAGCTTGGACAAAAATTTTATGGTTCCAGTAGGTGGTGCTATCATTGCTGGCTTCAATGAGTCCTTCATTCAGGAGATCAGCAAAATGTATCCAG gAAGAGCATCTGCATCTCCTTCCTTAGATGTCCTCATTACACTTCTGTCTCTGGGTACCAGTGGCTACAAACAGTtactgaaagagagaaag gagatgTTTTCCTATCTTTCAAGTGAGCTGAAGAAGCTGGCAGATAACCACAATGAGAGACTGTTAGACACACCACATAATCCCATTTCCTTAG CCATGTCACTGAAGAATCTTGATGAAAATAGTGATGCTGCTGTTACTGAGCTTGGATCTATGCTTTTCACAAGACAAGTTTCTGGAGCAAG ggTTGTTCCCTGTGGATCTGTACAAACAGTGAATAACTACACTTTTAAAGGCTTTATGTCACATGCAAATGACTATCCCTGTGCTTACCTCAATGCTGCCTCAGCAATTGGAATTAAAAAGCAAGATGTAGATGTATTCCTAAAAAGACTTGACAAGTGTTTGAAGACTACtagaaaagaagcaaagcaagaaaaaaatgtaaatgaaataaGTAATTCTAATACAGGCACAGGACCACTTGAAGACTAG
- the SEPSECS gene encoding O-phosphoseryl-tRNA(Sec) selenium transferase isoform X2: MNAENFGCSERLVTAGYVRQGAQGRRAHELRLRALLEQGKCPEDGWDESTIELFLHELAIMDSNNFLGNCGVGEREGRVASGLVARRHYRLIHGIGRSGDISAVQPKAAGSSLLNKLTNSVVLDVIKLAGVRTVTNCFVVPMATGMSLTLCFLTLRHKRPKARYIIWPRIDQKSCFKSMITAGFEPVVIENVLEGDELRTDIEAVEAKIKSLGAENILCVHSTTSCFAPRVPDRLEELAVICANYDIPHIVNNAYGVQSSKCMHLIQQGARVGRIDAFVQSLDKNFMVPVGGAIIAGFNESFIQEISKMYPGRASASPSLDVLITLLSLGTSGYKQLLKERKEMFSYLSSELKKLADNHNERLLDTPHNPISLAMSLKNLDENSDAAVTELGSMLFTRQVSGARVVPCGSVQTVNNYTFKGFMSHANDYPCAYLNAASAIGIKKQDVDVFLKRLDKCLKTTRKEAKQEKNVNEISNSNTGTGPLED, from the exons ATGAACGCCGAGAACTTCGGCTGCAGCGAGCGGCTGGTGACCGCGGGCTACGTGCGCCAGGGGGCGCAGGGCCGCCGCGCACATGAGCTGCGGCTGCGGGCCCTGCTGGAGCAG GGAAAATGTCCTGAAGATGGATGGGATGAAAGCACCATTGAACTGTTTCTTCATGAACTTGCTATCATGGATAGCAATAACTTTCTGGGCAACTGTGGtgtgggagagagggaaggaagagtgGCCTCAGGACTGGTTGCCCGAAGGCATTACAG GTTGATCCATGGCATTGGAAGGTCAGGAGATATTTCTGCAGTCCAGCCCAAAGCTGCAGGCTCTAGCCTTTTGAACAAACTTACTAATTCAGTAGTTCTGGATGTTATAAAGCTGGCAG gTGTCCGGACAGTGACCAATTGCTTTGTGGTTCCTATGGCAACTGGCATGAGTCTGACTCTGTGTTTCTTAACATTGCGGCACAAGAGACCAAAGGCAAGATACATTATCTGGCCACGTATAGACCAGAAATCCTGCTTTAAATCAATGATAACTGCAG GTTTTGAGCCTGTGGTAATAGAAAATGTATTAGAGGGTGATGAGCTACGGACAGACATCGAGGCAGTGGAGGCTAAAATCAAGTCTCTTGGTgctgaaaatattctttgtgtGCATTCTACAACATCTTGCTTTGCTCCAAGGGTACCTGATAG ACTGGAGGAACTGGCTGTGATTTGTGCTAATTATGACATTCCCCATATTGTCAACAATGCCTATGGAGTTCAGTCTTCAAAGTGTATGCACCTTATCCAGCAG GGTGCTCGAGTAGGCAGAATAGATGCTTTTGTTCAGAGCTTGGACAAAAATTTTATGGTTCCAGTAGGTGGTGCTATCATTGCTGGCTTCAATGAGTCCTTCATTCAGGAGATCAGCAAAATGTATCCAG gAAGAGCATCTGCATCTCCTTCCTTAGATGTCCTCATTACACTTCTGTCTCTGGGTACCAGTGGCTACAAACAGTtactgaaagagagaaag gagatgTTTTCCTATCTTTCAAGTGAGCTGAAGAAGCTGGCAGATAACCACAATGAGAGACTGTTAGACACACCACATAATCCCATTTCCTTAG CCATGTCACTGAAGAATCTTGATGAAAATAGTGATGCTGCTGTTACTGAGCTTGGATCTATGCTTTTCACAAGACAAGTTTCTGGAGCAAG ggTTGTTCCCTGTGGATCTGTACAAACAGTGAATAACTACACTTTTAAAGGCTTTATGTCACATGCAAATGACTATCCCTGTGCTTACCTCAATGCTGCCTCAGCAATTGGAATTAAAAAGCAAGATGTAGATGTATTCCTAAAAAGACTTGACAAGTGTTTGAAGACTACtagaaaagaagcaaagcaagaaaaaaatgtaaatgaaataaGTAATTCTAATACAGGCACAGGACCACTTGAAGACTAG